From a single Emcibacter nanhaiensis genomic region:
- a CDS encoding alpha/beta fold hydrolase: MTSNDFFPENSKIAWLERPDGIRLRIVSIEPDGPVRGQIVIVNGHREYMEKYQEFFQDFLDRGLRVYSMDHRGQGLSSRLLKDRHKSYIKNFDLYLSDLAEMMSHYDLLEQEPRKLPLYLLGHSMGGHIAFRFLHDHPGVFDRAVLMAPMLGINLGSPIKALFTPSYIQWACLFGWDKEYAPGQEPKNADDMELMVSDLLTHDLSRHEAENQIMKANPDLYAGGATYGWLKAALDSIDILKQRGYAEAITLPVLALLAEEERLVVNEDACEILGRLPNSRIEVIKGAFHEIYREADDIRQEMWRLLDGFLAVEDV, encoded by the coding sequence GTGACGTCCAACGATTTTTTTCCCGAAAACAGCAAGATTGCCTGGCTGGAAAGGCCGGACGGCATAAGGTTGCGCATTGTCTCGATCGAGCCCGACGGCCCGGTCCGCGGGCAAATCGTGATCGTCAACGGCCACCGGGAATATATGGAGAAATATCAGGAGTTTTTTCAGGACTTTCTCGACCGCGGGCTGCGGGTTTACAGTATGGATCACCGCGGGCAGGGCCTGTCCAGCCGCTTGCTCAAGGATCGTCACAAAAGCTATATCAAGAATTTTGATCTGTATCTTTCCGATCTCGCCGAGATGATGTCCCACTATGATTTGCTGGAGCAGGAGCCGCGGAAGTTGCCGCTTTATCTGCTTGGCCATTCGATGGGCGGCCATATTGCCTTTCGTTTCCTGCATGACCATCCCGGTGTTTTCGACAGGGCGGTGCTCATGGCGCCGATGTTGGGGATTAACCTCGGGTCGCCAATCAAGGCGCTGTTTACGCCATCCTACATTCAATGGGCCTGCCTGTTCGGCTGGGACAAGGAATATGCGCCGGGGCAGGAGCCGAAAAATGCGGATGATATGGAGCTCATGGTCAGCGATCTGCTGACCCATGACCTGTCCCGCCATGAGGCGGAAAACCAAATCATGAAGGCCAATCCGGACCTGTATGCGGGAGGCGCCACCTATGGCTGGCTGAAGGCGGCCCTGGACAGCATCGATATTTTGAAGCAACGGGGATATGCAGAAGCCATAACCCTGCCGGTCCTGGCACTCCTGGCGGAAGAGGAAAGGCTCGTTGTCAATGAAGACGCCTGCGAAATCCTCGGTCGTCTGCCCAACAGCCGGATTGAGGTCATCAAGGGGGCCTTTCACGAAATCTATCGGGAAGCCGATGACATCCGTCAGGAGATGTGGCGGTTGCTGGACGGGTTCCTAGCTGTTGAGGATGTCTAG
- a CDS encoding Dps family protein, which produces MQINIGMDNDTRQQIAEGLSRLMADTYTLYLKTHNYHWNVTGPMFQTLHEQFEVHYTELWAAIDVIAERIRSLGEYAPGTYKEFAALTSIPEDDGIPSAEQMIRNLVEANEAVTRTARSIVPLAADAGDEPTVGILGDRMEVSEKNAWMLRSLLN; this is translated from the coding sequence ATGCAGATCAATATTGGTATGGACAATGACACACGGCAGCAGATTGCCGAAGGCCTCAGCCGTCTGATGGCCGATACCTATACGCTGTACCTGAAGACCCACAATTATCACTGGAATGTGACGGGTCCGATGTTTCAGACCCTGCATGAACAGTTCGAGGTCCATTATACGGAGCTGTGGGCGGCCATCGACGTGATTGCCGAGCGGATTCGCTCCCTCGGCGAATATGCCCCCGGCACCTACAAGGAATTCGCCGCGCTGACCAGTATTCCGGAAGATGACGGTATTCCAAGTGCGGAACAGATGATCCGCAACCTGGTGGAGGCCAATGAGGCCGTGACCCGTACCGCACGCTCAATCGTGCCCCTGGCGGCGGACGCCGGTGACGAACCGACGGTCGGTATCCTGGGCGACCGGATGGAAGTTTCCGAGAAAAATGCCTGGATGCTGCGGTCCCTGCTCAACTAA
- a CDS encoding LysR family transcriptional regulator, whose protein sequence is MDIAQIRTFIAVYETGSFLAAAERVNVTQSTVSIRIKNLENQIGSPLFERNKQGATPTAAGRQFLKHAVALSRIWDQARLEVGIGEEQETMVRLGAQVSLWDGFLLNLLPWMRAHAPEVAVRTETGNAPDLIRNLADNSLDIAVMYRPEQRPGFKVRQILDEELILVSSTEPGQDAFAQDYVYVNWGPEFQSDHALNFPDMEVPRVSLDVGTLGIGYLLNTPASGYFPKRTAAPLVRNGRLRIVEGAPHFTYPAYMVYGEALDETLVSLILAGLDDIRNALPELTGVSDSGKV, encoded by the coding sequence ATGGATATCGCCCAGATCAGGACCTTCATCGCCGTCTATGAAACCGGCAGCTTCCTGGCCGCCGCGGAGCGGGTCAATGTGACCCAGTCGACGGTCAGCATCCGCATCAAAAACCTGGAAAACCAGATCGGCAGCCCCCTGTTCGAGCGCAATAAACAGGGCGCCACCCCGACCGCGGCCGGACGCCAGTTCCTGAAACATGCCGTTGCCTTGTCGCGTATCTGGGACCAGGCCCGGCTGGAGGTGGGCATCGGAGAGGAGCAGGAAACCATGGTGCGGCTCGGCGCCCAGGTCAGCCTGTGGGATGGCTTCCTGCTGAACCTGCTGCCCTGGATGCGGGCCCATGCGCCGGAGGTGGCGGTCCGGACCGAAACCGGCAACGCCCCTGACCTGATCCGCAACCTGGCAGATAATTCACTGGATATCGCCGTTATGTACCGGCCGGAGCAACGCCCCGGATTCAAAGTCCGCCAGATTCTCGACGAGGAGCTCATCCTGGTGTCCTCCACAGAACCCGGGCAGGATGCATTCGCCCAGGACTATGTCTATGTCAACTGGGGTCCTGAATTCCAGAGCGACCACGCTCTCAATTTCCCGGACATGGAGGTGCCGCGCGTTTCCCTCGATGTGGGCACCCTGGGCATCGGTTACCTGCTGAACACGCCCGCCAGCGGCTATTTCCCCAAACGGACCGCCGCACCGCTGGTCAGGAACGGCCGGCTGCGGATTGTGGAAGGCGCGCCCCATTTCACCTATCCCGCCTATATGGTCTATGGCGAGGCGCTCGATGAAACGCTCGTCAGCCTGATCCTGGCGGGCCTCGACGACATCAGAAACGCCCTGCCGGAGCTGACAGGCGTGTCAGATAGCGGGAAAGTCTGA
- a CDS encoding vWA domain-containing protein, with translation MKMMPEKIKKSLMAFTAGRKKLQQSTGLADFGRKLVRDTRGMSGAIMVASVIPIIAIVGLATDVSRAYIVKQRLGTALDAAALAGGRVLNDTAAVRRAEIQQYFDANLPNGFMGATVEGPYEVDEDGNVLAEDYVYGNDEDVLRLKANADVNTVFLQLFGVDSLDVNTDAEVTKEISLLDVVVAIDLSGSMQTSDVGGGSRIYAAKQAAKTMINILFGNNAENPLLKIGVVPWSGAVNITNNGSKYGFEADGVTPLAAADLYTTVAVSPSVANPYEIQYYSFDKLCEGSKWSPDCSSAIPGNGYEVLKNYQATINNIYYAHNAPSVPLLAEPPTGWTGCVYARYAREEAWQYKQTPSSDNSTSLDEAADIYDGPVEIVGGKSWIGWYPIGDENEYSNYVAYDFNGDGSIGSSEKYYDGYRCDMGRLANETSSCTPCPDYGITKLQSVKQVVWDAIDDLDATSGGYTNIPQGLVWAWRVLSPGLPFNEASVISANSNTINRAIILLTDGENTRRSGDTYNRMLSDRNNRLLEVADAIKNDPDNNIQIYTIQFAESSGSLATLLTNVATDEDHYYFAPDAATLNTIFEEIANELSSLRLSK, from the coding sequence ATGAAAATGATGCCGGAAAAAATTAAAAAGTCTTTGATGGCTTTTACCGCCGGACGGAAAAAACTGCAACAGTCGACCGGGCTGGCGGATTTTGGTCGCAAGCTGGTGCGGGACACCCGGGGAATGTCCGGTGCGATTATGGTGGCATCTGTTATTCCGATCATTGCCATTGTCGGCCTGGCCACGGATGTCAGCCGCGCCTATATCGTCAAGCAGCGCCTGGGGACGGCGCTTGACGCGGCGGCACTGGCCGGTGGCCGTGTGCTGAACGACACCGCCGCAGTGCGCAGGGCCGAAATCCAGCAGTATTTTGATGCCAACCTGCCCAACGGCTTCATGGGGGCTACCGTTGAGGGGCCGTATGAAGTGGATGAAGACGGCAACGTCCTGGCGGAAGATTATGTTTACGGAAATGATGAAGATGTCCTTCGCCTGAAAGCAAATGCCGACGTGAATACCGTGTTTCTGCAGCTGTTCGGCGTCGACTCCCTGGATGTAAACACCGACGCCGAGGTGACCAAGGAGATTTCCCTGCTCGATGTGGTGGTCGCCATTGACTTGTCCGGGTCCATGCAGACATCGGATGTGGGCGGCGGGTCGCGAATATATGCGGCCAAGCAGGCGGCTAAAACCATGATCAATATCCTGTTCGGCAATAATGCGGAAAATCCGTTGCTGAAAATCGGAGTGGTGCCCTGGTCTGGAGCAGTGAATATCACCAACAACGGGTCAAAATATGGTTTTGAGGCAGACGGGGTGACTCCTTTGGCCGCGGCTGACCTTTATACGACTGTGGCGGTGTCGCCTTCTGTCGCCAATCCCTATGAGATTCAATATTATTCCTTTGACAAATTATGTGAGGGAAGCAAGTGGAGTCCGGATTGTTCTTCCGCCATTCCCGGCAACGGTTATGAAGTTCTGAAAAACTACCAGGCAACCATCAACAATATCTATTACGCCCATAATGCGCCGTCTGTTCCTCTCCTGGCGGAACCGCCGACCGGCTGGACCGGGTGCGTCTATGCCCGTTATGCCCGGGAGGAAGCCTGGCAGTATAAGCAAACTCCCTCTTCAGACAACTCCACTTCCCTGGATGAAGCTGCTGATATCTATGACGGTCCGGTCGAGATTGTCGGCGGCAAGTCGTGGATCGGCTGGTATCCGATCGGGGATGAGAATGAATATAGCAACTATGTGGCATATGATTTCAATGGCGATGGCTCGATCGGTTCCAGTGAAAAATATTATGACGGCTATCGTTGCGACATGGGGCGCCTGGCCAATGAAACGTCTTCCTGTACGCCCTGTCCGGACTATGGCATCACCAAGCTGCAGAGCGTGAAGCAGGTGGTGTGGGATGCCATCGATGACCTGGATGCGACCAGCGGCGGCTATACCAATATCCCCCAGGGACTGGTTTGGGCCTGGCGGGTGCTGTCACCGGGACTGCCCTTTAACGAAGCCTCCGTGATTTCCGCCAACAGCAACACCATCAACCGGGCAATCATTCTGCTGACTGACGGTGAAAATACGCGCCGCTCCGGCGATACCTATAACAGGATGTTGTCGGATCGGAACAATCGTCTGCTTGAAGTGGCCGACGCCATCAAGAATGACCCGGACAATAATATCCAGATCTATACCATCCAGTTCGCGGAAAGCAGCGGTTCGCTGGCCACCCTGCTGACCAATGTGGCGACGGATGAAGATCACTATTATTTTGCGCCGGATGCGGCAACACTGAATACAATCTTCGAGGAAATCGCCAACGAATTGTCGAGCCTGAGGCTGTCCAAATAA
- a CDS encoding HAD family hydrolase — protein MTYELVIFDCDGVLVDSEPIANRVLRDALAREGLKMTLAEVVSEFVGLSMTSVVKRAEELLGRPLPADFLDRVQAETFEVFHRELTAVEGIHDVVAHLKEQGIKSCVASSGDFAKMEVTLGLTGLKDDFDGRIFSSSQVSRGKPWPDLYLFAANQMGVDPALCLVVEDSLPGVRGAVTAGMDVLAYSVRGECDDLLKAGGVVIHRMTDVLDHLD, from the coding sequence ATGACCTATGAGCTTGTGATTTTTGATTGTGACGGGGTGCTGGTGGACAGTGAGCCGATTGCCAACCGGGTGCTGCGCGACGCTCTGGCGCGGGAAGGCCTGAAGATGACCCTTGCCGAGGTGGTGTCCGAGTTTGTCGGGCTTAGCATGACCTCTGTCGTGAAACGGGCCGAAGAGCTTCTGGGTCGGCCGCTGCCGGCCGATTTCCTCGATCGGGTGCAGGCGGAAACCTTCGAGGTGTTTCATCGCGAGCTCACGGCAGTGGAGGGAATCCACGATGTGGTGGCCCATCTCAAGGAACAGGGAATCAAAAGCTGCGTCGCCTCGAGCGGCGATTTTGCCAAAATGGAAGTGACCCTGGGCCTGACCGGCCTGAAGGATGATTTCGACGGGCGAATCTTCAGCTCGTCCCAGGTGAGTCGCGGCAAACCCTGGCCGGACCTTTATCTGTTTGCGGCGAATCAAATGGGAGTCGATCCGGCCCTGTGCCTGGTGGTGGAAGACAGCCTGCCGGGGGTGCGCGGCGCCGTTACCGCCGGCATGGATGTGCTGGCCTACAGTGTGCGCGGCGAGTGTGACGACCTGCTGAAGGCAGGGGGCGTGGTCATCCACCGGATGACAGATGTCCTGGATCACCTTGACTAG
- a CDS encoding peroxiredoxin codes for MSHLIGQKAPDFTAQAVMENDELTELTLSDYLKGSYGLIFFYPLDFTFVCPSEIIAFSNRMDKFAELNTKVVGVSVDSQYSHYAWRNTPPNKGGLGPIKFPLVADLTKQIAKDYGVLIEDAGVALRGSFLIDKEGNIRHYVINDLPLGRNVDESIRMVEALQFHEEHGEVCPAGWQKGQEGMKDTAEGVASYLASHAEEL; via the coding sequence ATGTCACATCTTATCGGCCAGAAAGCCCCTGATTTTACAGCCCAGGCTGTCATGGAAAATGACGAACTGACAGAACTGACCCTGTCTGACTACCTGAAAGGCAGCTATGGTCTGATTTTCTTCTACCCGCTGGACTTCACCTTTGTCTGCCCGTCTGAAATCATTGCTTTCAGCAACCGCATGGACAAATTTGCCGAACTGAACACCAAAGTCGTCGGCGTCAGCGTCGACTCCCAGTATTCACACTATGCCTGGCGCAACACCCCGCCAAACAAAGGCGGTCTCGGCCCGATCAAATTCCCGCTGGTTGCCGACCTGACCAAACAGATTGCCAAAGACTATGGCGTGCTGATCGAAGACGCCGGCGTCGCCCTGCGCGGTTCCTTCCTGATCGACAAGGAAGGCAACATCCGGCACTATGTGATCAACGACCTGCCGCTGGGCCGCAACGTGGACGAAAGCATCCGCATGGTTGAAGCCCTGCAGTTCCATGAAGAACACGGCGAAGTCTGTCCGGCCGGTTGGCAGAAAGGCCAGGAAGGCATGAAAGACACCGCAGAAGGTGTGGCCAGCTACCTCGCTTCACATGCTGAAGAACTCTAA
- the hisN gene encoding histidinol-phosphatase, with translation MSDTLNPDEIKEYVDFLHILGDAAAEITLKSFRAPLDVVNKGRKLQSDFDPVTRADRDAEAAIRRLILDKYPAHNLIGEEHGQAINPDNQDGMNWIIDPIDGTRAFIAGIPLWGTLIAVNDGKGPVIGMMDQPYLKERYIGSPLGSSLNGSPIHCRPCPDISQATLSTTDPVQLFATMDDRRAFEKVAAMANMVRNGYDCYAYMMVASGHMDVVIESGLESYDIQPLIPIIENAGGIVTCWDGGSPNQGGQIVASGDRALHAQVLDILNS, from the coding sequence ATGTCAGATACCTTAAATCCTGATGAAATCAAGGAATATGTCGATTTTCTTCATATTCTCGGGGATGCCGCGGCGGAAATTACCCTGAAATCCTTCCGCGCGCCGCTGGATGTTGTCAACAAGGGCCGAAAGCTGCAAAGCGACTTTGATCCGGTCACCCGGGCCGACCGGGATGCCGAGGCCGCCATTCGCCGCCTGATCCTCGATAAATACCCCGCTCACAACCTGATCGGCGAGGAACACGGGCAGGCAATCAATCCTGACAATCAGGACGGCATGAACTGGATCATTGATCCCATCGACGGCACTCGCGCCTTCATTGCCGGCATTCCCCTGTGGGGCACCCTGATTGCTGTGAATGACGGCAAGGGGCCGGTGATCGGCATGATGGACCAGCCTTACCTGAAGGAAAGATATATCGGTTCGCCGCTGGGCAGCAGCCTGAACGGCTCGCCCATTCACTGCCGCCCCTGCCCCGATATTTCCCAGGCCACCCTGTCGACGACAGACCCGGTGCAGCTGTTCGCCACCATGGATGACCGCCGCGCCTTCGAGAAAGTGGCGGCAATGGCCAATATGGTGCGCAACGGTTATGACTGCTACGCCTATATGATGGTCGCGTCGGGACATATGGATGTGGTGATTGAAAGCGGCCTGGAAAGCTATGACATCCAGCCGCTGATCCCGATCATCGAAAATGCCGGCGGCATTGTCACCTGCTGGGATGGCGGCTCCCCGAACCAGGGCGGGCAGATTGTCGCCAGCGGCGACCGGGCGCTGCACGCCCAGGTGCTAGACATCCTCAACAGCTAG
- a CDS encoding pyridoxal phosphate-dependent aminotransferase: MAFIADSLSRVKPSPTIAVTTKAAELKAAGRDVIGLGAGEPDFDTPDNIKEAAIKAINEGQTKYTAPDGTPELKKAVAAKFKRENGLDYEPSQVTINNGGKHTLFNALMATINPGDEVIIPAPYWVSYPDMTLLVGGTPVIVECTQENNFKLQPADLDAAITPKTKWVILNSPSNPTGAAYSRDELKALTDVLLKHPHVWVMSDDMYEHLVYDDFEFYTPAQVEPRLYDRTLTVNGVSKAYAMTGWRIGYAAGPVELIKAIGKIQSQTTSNPSSISMAAAVEALNGPQDFLKTRGEAFRKRRDLVVRMLNDADGITCATPEGAFYVYPSCAGMIGKTTPDGTVLENDEAVVTYLLESEGVAAVHGEAFGLSPHFRVSYATSEEALTEACTRIQRACAALK, translated from the coding sequence CCGGCCGCGACGTGATTGGCCTGGGCGCAGGGGAACCTGACTTTGACACCCCCGATAACATCAAGGAAGCCGCCATCAAGGCCATTAACGAGGGCCAGACCAAATATACCGCCCCCGACGGCACCCCCGAGCTGAAAAAGGCGGTGGCCGCCAAGTTCAAGCGGGAAAACGGCCTCGACTATGAACCCAGCCAGGTGACCATCAACAACGGCGGCAAGCACACCCTGTTCAACGCCCTGATGGCGACCATCAACCCGGGCGACGAAGTGATCATCCCGGCTCCTTACTGGGTGTCCTATCCGGACATGACCCTGCTGGTCGGCGGCACCCCGGTGATCGTGGAATGTACCCAGGAAAATAACTTCAAGCTGCAGCCGGCCGACCTGGACGCGGCGATCACCCCCAAAACCAAATGGGTGATCCTCAACAGCCCGTCCAACCCGACCGGCGCCGCCTACAGCCGCGACGAACTCAAGGCGCTGACCGATGTGCTGCTCAAGCATCCCCACGTCTGGGTGATGAGCGATGACATGTATGAGCATCTGGTCTATGACGATTTCGAGTTTTATACCCCGGCCCAGGTCGAGCCCAGGCTCTATGACCGCACCCTGACCGTCAACGGCGTGTCCAAGGCCTATGCCATGACCGGCTGGCGTATCGGTTATGCGGCCGGCCCGGTGGAGCTGATCAAGGCGATCGGCAAGATCCAGTCCCAGACCACCTCCAACCCCAGCAGCATCTCCATGGCCGCCGCGGTCGAGGCCCTGAACGGTCCGCAGGATTTCCTGAAAACCCGCGGCGAAGCCTTCAGGAAACGCCGCGACCTGGTGGTGCGCATGCTCAATGACGCCGACGGCATCACCTGCGCCACCCCGGAAGGCGCCTTCTATGTCTATCCGAGCTGCGCCGGCATGATCGGCAAAACCACGCCGGACGGCACAGTGCTGGAGAATGACGAAGCTGTGGTCACCTACCTGCTGGAAAGTGAAGGGGTTGCCGCCGTGCATGGCGAGGCCTTCGGCCTGAGCCCGCACTTCCGCGTCAGCTACGCCACGTCCGAAGAGGCCCTGACCGAGGCCTGCACCCGGATCCAGCGGGCCTGTGCTGCGCTGAAATAA
- a CDS encoding LysR family transcriptional regulator, whose amino-acid sequence MDWDKLRIFHTVASSGSFTHAGEKLSLSQSAVSRQIRSLEESLNVSLFNRHARGLSLTDEGETLFKTAEDVVSKIHFTEQQLLEGSDVPMGELKVTTTLSFGSTWMMHHIRGFIEKYPEVDVQLIVSDLDLDLTTREADVAIRFRPSEHLEMIQKRLGTFHHHLYASPEYLSRKGRPKTVDDLDNHSLIAYGHVPSAPIQSMDWALTEGTLEPRKPSLRVNSIYGVLQAVKAGIGIAALPDYLVQGSMNVVRVLEDTEGPEFDAYITYPQELRTSKRIAAFRDYIIQQFKGTRF is encoded by the coding sequence ATGGATTGGGATAAACTTAGAATTTTTCATACGGTCGCCTCTTCCGGCAGCTTTACCCATGCCGGGGAAAAGCTGAGCCTGAGCCAGTCGGCCGTCAGCCGGCAGATCAGGTCGCTTGAAGAAAGCCTGAATGTGTCCCTGTTCAACCGCCATGCGCGCGGTCTCAGCCTGACTGACGAAGGGGAAACCCTGTTCAAGACCGCGGAAGATGTGGTCTCCAAGATCCACTTCACAGAACAGCAGCTTCTGGAAGGCAGTGACGTCCCCATGGGGGAACTCAAGGTCACCACCACGCTCAGCTTCGGATCGACCTGGATGATGCACCATATCCGCGGCTTCATTGAAAAATATCCCGAAGTGGACGTGCAGTTGATTGTCTCGGACCTGGATCTGGACCTGACCACAAGGGAAGCCGACGTGGCCATTCGCTTCCGCCCGTCCGAACATCTGGAGATGATCCAGAAACGGCTCGGCACCTTCCACCACCATCTTTATGCCTCGCCCGAGTATCTAAGTCGCAAGGGCCGCCCCAAGACCGTGGATGACCTCGACAACCACAGCCTGATCGCCTACGGCCATGTGCCCTCCGCGCCAATACAAAGTATGGACTGGGCGCTGACAGAAGGCACCCTGGAACCGCGCAAACCATCTCTGCGGGTGAACAGCATCTATGGTGTGCTGCAGGCAGTAAAGGCCGGTATCGGCATTGCCGCCCTGCCCGACTATCTTGTCCAGGGATCCATGAATGTGGTGCGTGTCCTGGAAGATACGGAGGGTCCCGAGTTCGACGCCTATATCACTTATCCACAGGAACTCAGGACGTCAAAGCGAATTGCCGCCTTCCGTGACTATATTATCCAGCAATTCAAGGGTACCCGCTTCTGA